The genomic stretch GTCAAGCAATGAGGTAGTCCACGGAGAGGCCATGGGTGCAGAAGATTTAGACTCttgtatataattgaaaagTTGTGTCCTATAAATGATGCCTTTctataattaaataattgataTTGCATCTAAGTCAGGCCATTGCAACGTACAGAAAGTTGACCACTTTTGATGAAGAGTTGTGGCTGATTTGAAGGGGTGCTGCCGAATGCATGTACACCATTCAAAGAGAAATAGCAGCCTCTATTATTGTAATTTACAGAGTGTTGACAACTCTTGATGAAGAGTTGTGGCTGATTTGGAAGGGTGCTGCTGAATGCATGTGCACCATTCGAAGAGAAACATCAGCCTTTATTATTAGTGGGACTCAAAAGCTGATTTGATCATTTGTTTTGGGTGAGCCTTACtgttgagtttttttattttggattttgagCTGAAATTTGGTCAGCCTTATTTTTACTATACTATGATACTCGTGGTTCTTCCatgtaatttaattattttcccCAGCAAGATAGTTGTGGAGTGACTCTCATACACAGGGAGCGTTGAGGGGAACAAAAAGTGCAATCGTATAAGGTCTTTGAATTTGAAAGGGTCTTTAAAATTTTTGCCATCTAATATTATGTAATAatattctatatttaaaaaaatttagagtaattcttttcctttttttttttttgatcagaaattttttttcctttctaaatattaaaaatttgcagtacaataaaatattttatgtgCCAGCAATAACACcctaaaaacaaattttttttgttcagttttattatataataattatatgttTAAGTGAAACTTCAAAGTtagagttttgaagtttttttttttttcatgtttggttgtttaagaaTGAACTGTTTTTGGTTATTTAGTGAAAGTTatatttgtaactttttttacttaattaataatatttgtaAACTTACAATCAGTGAGTgctaaaatttgttttgatttaagtgattgtttttttaatatcaatatattattccttttttaaaaaaactatCTTAAGAAGGggtatttttacaaatttcgcACAAGCCTCTAAAATCTCGGAGACGCCTTGCTCCCACACACCATCCACAACCCTCAGATAaacaaacagagagagagagagagagagagagagagagagagattgcagCTGCAATGGAGCATTCCAGTAATGTTTCCGAGGAATATCCAATGAAAGGTGGAGATGGCCCCAACAGCTACGCCAAAAACTCTATAGAACAGGTACTGCTAATTGATGagaactgatttttttttttttttttcttttttttttcaggctATTGTAGCTTTTACTAGGAAATTCTTACCATATGTTATCTTCATTAGTTAACTTGGAAAAGTGAAAAACTTCTTCTTTCATCATCCTTTCTGTTAATCTTTTGAAATTCCAAGAAAGTTGCAAAATCTGAACTATATTAGCATTGTAATGTGATTTGTGCTTTTGCAGAAAGTAGTTGTTGATGCTACCAAAGAACTTCTACGCAAGGCTATAAAAGAAAAGCTTGACCTGGAACCATTCAACACCTTCCATATTGCAGATCTGGGTTGTTCGGTTGGACCTAATACATTTTTTTCTGTTGAAAATATTCTTGAAGCTGTGATATTTGAGTATCAAAGCCGAGGGCCGAGTTCTGAAATCCCCGAATTTCAAGTTTTCTTCAATGACCATGCCCTAAATGATTTTAACACACTCTTCAAATCCCTCCCTCAGAACAGGAACTACTATGCAGTGGGTGTGCCAGGTTCTTTCTATGGTCGCTTATTTCCCAAGGCTTCCGTTAACTTTTTTCACTCTTCATTTGCCCTTCATTGGCTTTCTAGAGTACCAAAAGATGTAATGGACAAAAACAGTCGTGCTTGGAATAAAGGACGAATCCACTACTCAAATAACCAAGACGAAGTATTCAAGGCATATCAAGCTCAATATGCTGAGGACATGGAGTGTTTCCTCCGCGCAAGAGCACTAGAGACTCTGCATCGAGGATTGATTGTGCTTAACCTTTTAGGACTCCCTCGTCCCTTTGTTGAAATTGTCGGTTTTGACATTTTAGGATCTTGCTTCCTGGAGATGGCTGGGAAGGTAAGCAATATTCATCAACCTGCATACGCCGGTCTATTAAATTGGTTTCTTTAtaagcttttttttctttctgtgtaTAGGTATTCTAACGGATTTTCAGTTTCATCctcaaggtgaatgtgcatcaaaataacataaataataaatagtaGTTGTGACAATACTAAAATGATTCCCATCTATGTATAAAAATCGATGAATGTCAAAGTAACTGCAGAGTTTTCGGTCACCTATTTGATATTGCAAGTATTGTTGCTTTATACAGCATTTCAGAAGACCGTATTTTAGATTTATATGGGTGCTTAATTAATATATGTTTTTCGTTTATATATAGGGGATAATTACTGAAGAAACAGTAGATTCATTTAACATCGCTTGCTACTTCGTGTCTCCCCAAGAACTGGAAGTCATTGTGGAACGAAATGGATGCTTTAGTATAGAGAGGTTGGAAACCTTACCTCAGCATGTCCTGAAACATGGCGGTCTCAGTGCTGTTAGAACCAATCAAATGTCAAGTGTATATATTATACAACAATTGCACAGTTTATTTCGAATAGTAATTTCACAaggaaacaatatatatatatatatatatatatatatatatatatatctatatatctcACAATATAAACAATTACAAAACTGAATTAATGAATCACAAAACACTGACTTGGTTAGgaagatagaggcttgcagtagcaatctcctaagacagaaatACACCCCTACACCAGTGCAGTAGTTCAAatggacgtctatcttgcaggatacaactatctaatccaagttcttgcactcgaacttggattcttggcgaattggttGTGTGGTTCTCAGCGAAATATGGTGGAATGAATATGGAAAAACTTGATTCTCGTTTCTGATTTTtattgccatatatataatggcataaTTCGAACTTCTCCAACTGTTCAGGCTTATCAGTTTTTGTAAAAAGAAAACCGAATGCAACTGTTCAATAAAAACTGAACGTAACTGTTCAATCAGTTTTATCCTTTCGGAAAAAActgaatccaaaaaatcaaaaacgtaacttgtgtttttcgtccacccaaggcccatctttgacatttaatatatacacccaaACTCTCCAATTCTAAAGTCCAAGGTCCATGGCTTTGGCTCAATTCTTttcaaactataagtgagtgaactcacttataaagaCTTAATATGAAAGGtgtttgggcgatgtgggactcCAAGTCCCACTGAAAACACAAgttccaacaataccccacattttctattcaaactttagcaataccccacatttgaattgaaaataagaTACTAGCTATATTAGTAATGTACTTCCAGAGAACTTAGATATGATACGCATCGGGataggtgtcttttggacttgaaccttcTCTAGTGAGTACTTATCGGTTTTACCTAATGACGCAGTGAATTTACTATCTTGAACTGATCATTCTTTTTAGTAAAATCGAAACAATAAGTATCACACATATCACATCTGAACACACGTCAATTCATACGGTTGagttcattttggtcctgaacatATCCTGATTTCATGAGACCTTTAGAGAATTGTAGCCATACCAATTCTCAAAGATGCGACCCCACATCAATCTCATATAGGTAATGCTAATAAGGAATATTAACATGACCTAATCTTGCATGCCATAATGTAGAGGACTCAATCAAGTAAGCAGAAGAAGCACTTGGCTTGTTATTATTATTCATAGCATTAACAGAAAGTACATTCATTTTGAAGAGCCCCTTAGCCAGGTAGCCCTTTCCCACATACATCCCACCTTTGGTGATTACAAACTTGTCAGATTCAAACACAATTTTGAAACCTTTGTTACTCAGAAGTGATCCAGAAATCAGGTTCTTACGAATATCTGGAACATGCAGAACATTGGTAAGTGAAAGCTCTTTTCCGGAAGTGAGTTTGAGCGTCACTTTTCCCTTCCCTGCAACGGCAGACGCagttgcatttcccatgtacaGATTTTCTCCACCATCAACAGATTggtaagtaacaaataaatttcGATCAGCACACACATGCCTTGTTGCTTCTGTATCAACAAACCAGTCATTTGAATTAGTCAATAAATTGACTTCAGAGACAACAGCAACAAATGTGTCTTCTGCAACATTTGCTTGATTGGAACTTCCAGAATTCTGATCCTTCTTATGGCGGCAGTCCTTTGCCCTATGACCTGTCTTTCCACAAACCCAGCAACCTCCCTTGATTTTCTTGAAGGTTTTCCCTTTCACAGCAGTCAttgctttctttgcaacatCCTTGCCTTTGTTTTTCTGATGGTGCCTTGCCTTGTGTGAGTCACCTCCTTCCACAACATTGGCCTTTGCCTCCAGCGATGAGACATCATACTTCTCATTTTTTCGATGATCCTCCTCCACACGCAGTTTGAGAATCAACTGATCCATGCTCATGTCTTCAGTTAGATGCTTCAGATAAATCTTGAAGTCCTTCCAATTCGAAGGCAGTTTCTCTATGATAGAGCCAACCACAAAACCTTCTTTCAGACCAAGGTTTTCTTCATCTAACTCATGAACAATCACTTGGAGTTCTTCAACTTGCTTGACAACAGACTTGGTGTCACTCATCTTGTAATTCAGAAATTTTCCAATTACAAACTTCTTGGAACTTGCCACTTCAGACTTGTACTTCTTATCTAGAGACTCCCACAGATCTTTCGCTGTCTTATATGATGAATAAACATCATACAGAGAGTCATCTAGAGCATTCAGAATGTAGTTCCTGCATAGAAATTCACTGTGAGTCCAGGCCTCTATAGCCTGCAGAATTTCGGCAGGAATGTCTCCCTCTTCTGGTGCTTTGGGGGACTCAGAAGTAATCACATGACTCAAGTTCAGAGTTGTTAAGTAGAACAACATCTTCTGTTGCCAACGTTTGAAATCAACTCCCTTGAACTTCTCAGGTTTCTCAACGTGTTGCTTGACGACACCAACATTTGATTAATCCATATTTCTGTCTTAGATTGTTAGAACCAATCAAATGTCAAGTGTATATATTATACAACAATTGCACAGTTTATTTCGAATAGTAATTTCACAaggaaacaatatatatatatatatatatatatatatatatatatatatatctatatatctcACAATATAAACAATTACAAAACTGAATTAATGAATCACAAAACACTGACTTGGTTAGgaagatagaggcttgcagtagcaatctcctaagacagaaatACGCCCCTACACCAGTGCAGTAGTTCAAATGGACgtcttgcaggatacaactatctaatccaagttcttgcactcgaacttggattcttggcgaattggttGTGTGGTTCTCAGCGAAATATGGTGGAATGAATATGGAAAAACTTGATTCTCGTTTCTGATTTTtattgccatatatataatggcataaTTCGA from Pyrus communis chromosome 7, drPyrComm1.1, whole genome shotgun sequence encodes the following:
- the LOC137740731 gene encoding loganic acid O-methyltransferase-like, producing MELPRFNGDDPYGWLAMAERYLDYYELPPNQWVLVASPGPALPPFDPKGFLHWQPEQILDRGMFKKKNTAVTKWLIKWVGLPTEDATWEEANDIIAHYPEFQRIGVFLQISHKPLKSRRRLAPTHHPQPSDKQTEREREREREREIAAAMEHSSNVSEEYPMKGGDGPNSYAKNSIEQKVVVDATKELLRKAIKEKLDLEPFNTFHIADLGCSVGPNTFFSVENILEAVIFEYQSRGPSSEIPEFQVFFNDHALNDFNTLFKSLPQNRNYYAVGVPGSFYGRLFPKASVNFFHSSFALHWLSRVPKDVMDKNSRAWNKGRIHYSNNQDEVFKAYQAQYAEDMECFLRARALETLHRGLIVLNLLGLPRPFVEIVGFDILGSCFLEMAGKGIITEETVDSFNIACYFVSPQELEVIVERNGCFSIERLETLPQHVLKHGAKVAASTLRAATEGLIKQHFGEEILDDLFSLYQQKVEEQISIYESKMPFVLFVVLKRKTN